One Candidatus Rokuibacteriota bacterium genomic window, AATACATCAGGGCGAACCCTGACGAGGCCTTCCAGCGGTACCGCGAGATGATGAAGCTCACGCGGCCCGAGGACTACGAGCAACTCAAGACGATCATGGTGGCGCACTACACGTCACGCTGGGATGACGAGGTCATCGCGGGGATGGTCCGCTACCTCGAGCTAGGGGTGGAGGCCGGGCTCATCCCGCGGGCCCCCCGAGACCTGTTCACCACGGAGTTTGCGCGGTAGGACGGTTGTCGCCAGGCGGCTGCAGACAGGCATGCGGCGGTGTGGTCACGGATCGCCCTGGCGGCATGGGGCGGGACTGAGCAAGGGTCTGGGGGACGTCAGAAGTAGTTGTCCGACGCGCTGGAGTGGAACAGCTCCTCCGGCGCCACGAAGCGCGGGGCCAGCCCCTGCTCGACTAGGTAGCCCGCCACCGCCTCCAGGGCCACCCGGTTGCGCGCGATCCCGTACGGCCAGATGTCCTCCCC contains:
- a CDS encoding ABC transporter substrate-binding protein — encoded protein: MAVLALLFIALSVDDQFARSHPDVVRRFVKMYAEAVEYIRANPDEAFQRYREMMKLTRPEDYEQLKTIMVAHYTSRWDDEVIAGMVRYLELGVEAGLIPRAPRDLFTTEFAR